CCACGGCGTCTACGGGCTGGCGATGGGCTACTTCTTCACGGTGCTGCAGCCGAGGATCGAGAAGGTCCGCCCGTCGGTCCGCATCGATATCTGAGCCTCTTTCAGGGGATGTGCACGGGAGGGCCGGGGACTCCTTGCATGGGATTGGGGTGGGTGCCGGGGAGGCCGGTGCGGACCGGGACCGGGACGAGCATCGGCTGGGGCGCGCGGGTCGCGATGTCTACGGCGGCCAGCGTTACCAGGAGTGCGACGAAGAGCGGCGCGATGATCGCGAGCATCTTCACCGAGAAGCGGCTCTCGTAGAGCTCCATGGAGACGTAGGCGACGAGCACCGCCTGTATGCCGGCGATGATCAGCGCGATCGGCGTCGCCCAGGGTCCCATCTCCACGTACGAGAGCACGAAGCTCAAGATGATGAGCAGGTAGAGCACGGCCCCGATCGCGGGGAAGAGCCAAAGAGAGACGGGCTTCGCGGTCATCCGTGCGCTCCCAGGAGGTAGAACATCGGCCACAGGAAGAGCCAGATGATGTCGACGAAGTGCCAATAGAGAGCGGCGATGCCGAGGCGGTAGGCGCCCGAGGGCCCGACCCGATCCCGGTGGATCCACCACGCCATCCACGTAAAGAGCACCGCCCCTGCCGCCACGTGGATCAGGTGGAGGCCGGTCGTGGCGAAGTAGGTGGTGAAGAAGGCGGCGTAGGCGGGGTCCGGGTTCTCGACGAAGAATGAGCCCA
The Vulgatibacter incomptus DNA segment above includes these coding regions:
- a CDS encoding cytochrome C oxidase subunit IV family protein — translated: MTAKPVSLWLFPAIGAVLYLLIILSFVLSYVEMGPWATPIALIIAGIQAVLVAYVSMELYESRFSVKMLAIIAPLFVALLVTLAAVDIATRAPQPMLVPVPVRTGLPGTHPNPMQGVPGPPVHIP